A single Spartinivicinus poritis DNA region contains:
- a CDS encoding DUF2835 domain-containing protein, with translation MSTITVELTIPADEFLALYRGTARDVVATSIDGRTVRFPAKVLQPFVTQAGIHGRFSIEFDQHFKFKKITQLS, from the coding sequence ATGTCCACCATTACTGTTGAATTAACGATTCCAGCAGACGAATTTCTAGCCTTATACCGCGGCACAGCCCGTGATGTAGTAGCGACCTCCATAGATGGTCGAACTGTTCGATTCCCAGCCAAAGTCTTACAGCCCTTTGTCACCCAAGCAGGCATTCATGGCCGCTTTAGTATTGAGTTTGACCAACACTTCAAGTTTAAAAAAATAACTCAGTTGTCGTAA
- a CDS encoding NADAR family protein, with the protein MKIRSTEELANYVNRGNKVKYICFWGHQKHKDAVSKSCFSQWYDSPFEKEGNYFLTAEHYMMYRKALLFNDAKAAERLLAASNPGEAKAIGREVKGFEQSLWDAHRFEIVVSGNLAKFSSNSDLKEFLLNTGKRVLVEASPVDKIWGIGLAEENPACKNPNLWKGLNLLGFALMEVRDQLLIK; encoded by the coding sequence TTGAAAATTAGAAGCACAGAAGAATTAGCAAATTATGTCAATCGTGGTAATAAAGTGAAGTACATATGTTTTTGGGGGCATCAAAAACATAAAGATGCTGTCTCAAAATCATGCTTTAGCCAGTGGTATGACTCGCCTTTCGAAAAAGAAGGAAACTATTTTCTAACAGCTGAGCATTACATGATGTATCGCAAGGCGTTGTTGTTTAATGACGCTAAGGCCGCAGAAAGACTGTTAGCTGCTAGTAATCCAGGAGAAGCTAAAGCAATAGGGCGTGAAGTTAAAGGTTTTGAGCAATCACTGTGGGATGCTCATCGTTTTGAAATAGTTGTATCTGGTAACTTGGCAAAATTTAGTAGTAACAGCGATCTTAAAGAATTCTTGCTCAATACAGGTAAACGAGTGCTCGTAGAAGCTAGCCCAGTAGATAAAATATGGGGTATAGGGTTGGCTGAAGAAAATCCAGCTTGTAAAAATCCTAACTTATGGAAAGGGCTTAATTTATTGGGATTTGCGTTAATGGAGGTTCGCGATCAACTTTTGATAAAATGA
- a CDS encoding mechanosensitive ion channel family protein: MTSSFTNWTHKNTKQRYRVDFSVAYKTDVRHMVELVKTAEAEHPQVISGDNIPFEERPDCEIDSFGDSGINMFVEFWMEGIDDGRNRVGGDLLLIILETLQKNGIEIPFPQREVRILSDNWR; this comes from the coding sequence ATTACTAGCTCATTCACCAACTGGACTCACAAAAATACTAAGCAGCGTTACCGTGTAGACTTTTCAGTTGCCTATAAAACCGATGTCCGTCATATGGTCGAGCTAGTGAAGACGGCTGAAGCAGAACACCCTCAGGTGATCAGTGGAGATAATATCCCCTTTGAAGAACGCCCTGATTGCGAAATCGATAGTTTTGGTGACTCTGGTATCAATATGTTTGTTGAATTCTGGATGGAAGGAATTGACGACGGCCGCAATCGAGTAGGTGGCGATCTACTACTAATTATTCTCGAAACCCTCCAGAAAAATGGTATTGAAATACCATTTCCCCAGCGTGAAGTACGGATACTGAGTGATAATTGGCGATAG
- a CDS encoding methyltransferase family protein: protein MYIVDTLFPSAGLTGHYLVALVLAMTGIFFIIAGVLYFYQAKTTVNPITPEDSSSLVTHGIYRITRSPMYVGFAMLLVGWSVLLSNVYSLLLVFGFICYLNRYQIKPEEQALENLFGEKYLAYKKRVSRWL from the coding sequence ATGTATATAGTTGATACACTTTTTCCCAGTGCTGGATTGACAGGTCATTATCTAGTGGCGCTTGTGTTAGCTATGACTGGTATTTTCTTTATTATTGCAGGGGTACTATATTTCTATCAAGCAAAAACGACGGTAAACCCAATCACACCGGAAGATAGCTCCAGCCTGGTTACTCATGGTATCTATCGTATTACCCGAAGCCCGATGTATGTTGGGTTTGCGATGCTTCTAGTTGGTTGGTCTGTTTTGCTCTCTAATGTATATTCACTGTTATTAGTCTTCGGATTTATTTGCTATTTAAATCGGTATCAGATTAAGCCAGAAGAGCAGGCGTTGGAAAACTTATTTGGTGAAAAATACCTTGCATATAAAAAGCGTGTCAGTAGGTGGCTTTAG
- a CDS encoding DUF5680 domain-containing protein, with product MDHDGLVAFLRSAKSTGYQWIGGNEGQPCRDQSRQFLYTEGDYHYRDHYFGYRQFGGEEVVWLNQQPIWQMLYFGNISLPQACEPVFTFLQKALQQPDANLPLRGPKQFSQEPWQYQLTVEGTLQQFQGIEQVSHDGQLVYQLRLIGGCLK from the coding sequence ATGGATCATGATGGACTAGTGGCATTTTTACGATCAGCAAAAAGTACCGGTTATCAATGGATTGGGGGTAATGAAGGCCAGCCTTGTCGTGACCAAAGTCGACAGTTCCTGTATACCGAAGGTGATTATCATTACCGTGACCATTATTTTGGTTATCGCCAGTTTGGTGGGGAAGAAGTCGTTTGGTTAAATCAACAACCTATATGGCAAATGCTGTATTTTGGTAACATTAGCCTACCTCAGGCCTGTGAGCCTGTCTTTACTTTTTTGCAGAAAGCGCTGCAACAGCCAGATGCCAACCTTCCTTTACGTGGCCCCAAACAGTTCAGCCAAGAGCCGTGGCAGTATCAGCTAACGGTGGAAGGAACATTGCAGCAGTTCCAAGGTATTGAACAAGTATCGCATGATGGCCAGTTGGTTTATCAGCTACGACTGATTGGAGGCTGCCTCAAGTAA
- a CDS encoding substrate-binding periplasmic protein translates to MLVSRLKTMLLMGLLLLGNHVNSEGLEKLTFITESYPPYNFENAGILRGISVDLLVAASQKVNQPVTRSKIKLYPWARGYRNAVDGPNIVLFATTRTEEREPLFKWAGPITATRIVLLAPKANNITINSPADLKKYKIAAIRDDVGEQLVVALGIEKGKIKSSANADSVVKKLASNKVDMWAYEENVARWFIKKNNLNNDDYATVYVLKEGELYYAFSKDVPDTVVASIQEGIDKVKAAPGKVGKTLYDDIMSEYM, encoded by the coding sequence ATGCTTGTCAGTCGCTTAAAAACGATGTTATTGATGGGGTTGCTGTTATTGGGCAATCACGTTAATAGTGAAGGGTTAGAGAAACTGACTTTTATTACGGAGTCATATCCTCCCTATAATTTTGAAAATGCAGGTATATTAAGAGGTATTTCAGTTGATTTATTAGTGGCTGCTAGCCAAAAAGTGAACCAACCTGTTACTCGCAGTAAAATAAAGCTTTACCCTTGGGCCAGAGGGTATCGTAATGCTGTTGATGGTCCAAATATTGTGCTGTTTGCAACTACCCGTACAGAAGAGAGAGAACCTCTCTTTAAGTGGGCTGGCCCTATTACAGCTACTCGCATTGTATTATTAGCCCCCAAAGCGAACAATATTACCATTAATTCACCTGCAGACTTAAAAAAATATAAAATCGCGGCTATTCGTGATGATGTGGGTGAGCAATTGGTTGTCGCGTTAGGTATTGAGAAAGGTAAAATCAAGTCTTCAGCAAATGCTGACTCTGTTGTTAAAAAGCTAGCGAGCAATAAAGTAGATATGTGGGCCTATGAAGAGAACGTTGCCCGCTGGTTTATCAAGAAAAATAATTTAAATAATGATGACTATGCTACCGTATATGTTTTGAAGGAGGGAGAGCTATATTACGCCTTTAGTAAAGATGTGCCAGATACGGTAGTGGCTTCTATCCAAGAAGGTATTGATAAAGTCAAAGCAGCGCCTGGTAAAGTAGGAAAAACCTTATATGATGATATTATGAGTGAATATATGTAG
- a CDS encoding substrate-binding periplasmic protein, with protein sequence MRWKALFIGILTLQLGVLNSVGFAGANTLLVVTEDFPPFQFPTPEGEVSGMATEVVKEVLAKAGIKAEIRLYPWARAYKLALKETNVLIYSIARTRDREHHFKWIGTITPYSVYLWKLASRDDIQLQTLEDAKQFIIGGVTNDVKQDYLVNHGFDVGEQVMLTNSDTLNLKKLTKGRIDLTPFDEVAFAHTARQLGFKMANYKRAFYLEELSSELYMAMSILTPDDLVYNLRRALDKVKDSGRYDEIKQKYLK encoded by the coding sequence ATGAGGTGGAAAGCACTATTCATTGGGATTTTGACTTTACAGCTGGGCGTACTGAACTCAGTGGGCTTTGCGGGCGCTAACACATTATTAGTGGTGACTGAAGACTTTCCACCGTTTCAATTCCCAACCCCTGAGGGTGAGGTGTCAGGAATGGCCACAGAAGTGGTCAAAGAAGTGCTGGCTAAGGCGGGCATTAAAGCAGAAATACGTTTGTATCCCTGGGCCAGGGCTTATAAATTAGCTCTCAAAGAAACTAATGTACTCATTTACTCAATTGCCAGAACCCGAGATCGTGAGCATCATTTTAAATGGATAGGCACTATTACCCCTTATAGTGTTTATTTATGGAAGTTGGCGTCCCGGGATGATATTCAATTACAAACATTGGAAGATGCCAAACAGTTCATCATCGGTGGAGTAACCAATGATGTTAAACAAGATTATCTGGTTAACCATGGGTTTGATGTAGGGGAGCAAGTCATGTTAACCAACAGTGATACCTTGAATTTAAAAAAACTTACGAAAGGACGCATCGACTTAACGCCGTTTGATGAAGTTGCATTTGCTCATACTGCCAGGCAGTTAGGCTTTAAGATGGCCAATTATAAGCGGGCATTTTATTTAGAAGAATTATCTTCTGAGCTTTACATGGCAATGAGTATTTTAACCCCAGATGACCTGGTTTATAACTTAAGACGTGCCTTAGACAAAGTGAAAGACTCTGGTCGCTATGATGAAATTAAACAAAAATACTTAAAATAG
- a CDS encoding RimK family alpha-L-glutamate ligase codes for MNLAILSCGPKCYSTRRLKESALDRGHHVKVMNTLKFAIDLERGSPSLYYKQRELSDIDAVLPRIGASITYFGTAVVRQFQEMNVFCANTAHGILNSRDKLRSLQLLSRHHIGIPKTNYVRDKKDVLPAISRVGNAPVIIKLIEGTQGIGVLLAESTKSAEALIELLQSQKQNVLVQKFVAESKGKDIRAFVVGNQVVAAMRRVAQGQEFRSIAGNL; via the coding sequence ATGAATCTTGCCATCCTCTCTTGTGGGCCCAAATGCTATAGCACCCGTCGACTGAAAGAATCAGCTTTGGATCGTGGACATCATGTTAAAGTGATGAACACATTGAAATTTGCGATTGACCTGGAGAGAGGCTCACCCAGTCTCTACTACAAACAACGGGAATTAAGTGACATTGATGCCGTACTTCCACGTATTGGAGCCTCCATCACCTATTTTGGTACAGCTGTTGTACGACAGTTTCAGGAGATGAACGTTTTCTGTGCAAATACAGCTCACGGCATCCTTAACTCACGGGATAAACTCCGCAGCCTTCAGCTGCTAAGTCGACATCACATCGGCATTCCAAAAACCAACTATGTGCGCGATAAAAAGGATGTGTTGCCAGCCATTTCACGGGTAGGTAATGCACCTGTCATTATTAAGCTGATTGAGGGTACTCAAGGCATTGGTGTCTTATTGGCAGAAAGCACTAAATCTGCTGAGGCGCTCATTGAATTACTACAGAGTCAGAAACAAAACGTACTTGTGCAAAAATTTGTTGCAGAGAGCAAAGGTAAGGATATTCGTGCCTTCGTTGTAGGTAACCAGGTTGTGGCTGCCATGCGCCGAGTCGCTCAAGGACAGGAATTCCGTAGTATAGCTGGAAATCTATAA
- a CDS encoding cation:proton antiporter regulatory subunit: MSKGYGVSELYIPEGSQYIGQTISESGLPEQDINVLTLYRGNKVIPNPKSSRQLEADDKLLCFGKLESMRSMIPIKNQRKQKAKPKKLPKEALEIAEEVHHQQAG, translated from the coding sequence GTGAGCAAAGGCTACGGAGTGAGTGAACTTTATATTCCAGAGGGCTCACAATATATCGGCCAAACCATATCAGAGTCTGGCTTACCTGAGCAGGATATTAACGTGCTGACCCTATATCGGGGCAATAAAGTCATTCCCAACCCAAAATCCAGTCGTCAACTTGAGGCAGACGACAAGTTGCTGTGTTTCGGCAAATTGGAGTCAATGCGCTCAATGATCCCAATAAAGAACCAACGCAAACAAAAAGCCAAGCCCAAAAAGTTACCCAAGGAAGCCTTGGAAATTGCCGAAGAGGTTCATCATCAGCAAGCAGGATAA
- a CDS encoding alpha/beta fold hydrolase: MSNQLSSKPVSMDFNNGNGIAAHFYHANGFPLEIYSGLLTKLSQHLNLSALALRPTWPNIGLPPKQRSWQIYADDLIDFLERQNKGPVIGIGHSMGATCTVLAAKKRPDLFKSLVLIEPAMVSSAVALLVRIFPKAFVNLFNPAKNALKKPDKWDSRQAFLSYCKQFRGYKRFDDEMFSLLAKYGVTETRNGQYQLSFPKIWEAHNYTQPPNLMTSLEKLKMPCIAIRGKPSIFVTESIWQEWRSRCPHFLFKENLDYGHLFPLENPSACYDILSEALTELSLMG; the protein is encoded by the coding sequence ATGAGTAACCAGTTGTCAAGCAAACCTGTTTCAATGGATTTTAATAATGGTAACGGAATAGCCGCACACTTTTATCATGCCAATGGTTTTCCTCTGGAGATATATAGCGGGCTATTGACTAAATTAAGTCAACACCTCAATTTAAGTGCGTTGGCATTACGGCCTACATGGCCGAATATAGGTTTGCCTCCTAAACAAAGGAGCTGGCAGATATATGCAGATGATTTAATTGATTTTCTTGAAAGACAGAATAAAGGTCCAGTCATAGGCATTGGGCACTCAATGGGAGCTACTTGTACCGTTTTGGCAGCTAAAAAACGACCAGACCTTTTTAAATCACTTGTCTTGATTGAGCCTGCAATGGTCTCATCTGCAGTGGCTTTGCTTGTTCGTATTTTCCCTAAAGCTTTTGTGAATTTATTTAATCCAGCAAAAAATGCCTTAAAAAAGCCTGATAAATGGGATAGTCGACAAGCATTTCTTTCCTACTGTAAACAGTTTAGAGGGTATAAACGTTTTGATGATGAGATGTTTAGTTTATTGGCTAAATACGGTGTCACTGAAACAAGAAACGGTCAATACCAGCTCAGTTTTCCAAAAATATGGGAAGCCCATAATTATACGCAACCGCCTAATCTTATGACGAGTCTTGAAAAGCTTAAAATGCCCTGTATTGCAATACGAGGGAAGCCATCTATTTTTGTCACTGAGTCCATTTGGCAAGAGTGGCGAAGTCGCTGTCCGCACTTTTTATTCAAGGAAAATCTAGACTATGGCCATTTATTTCCACTTGAAAACCCCTCAGCATGTTATGATATTCTTTCAGAAGCGTTAACTGAATTATCATTAATGGGCTAA
- a CDS encoding NAD-glutamate dehydrogenase: MGYISADNKTDYLKKLVADVVTHVPANQVDAVTAFTHQFFSIAGFEDLLKFRKSDIVGGTLSFWKFIQQHNPEQPKITIINPDYEHFGWHSTHTVIQIIHQDLPFLVDSIRMRLNRRGTTIHYLQNTVLNSVRDESFKLILQSDQQGSTVKEAVMYLEIDRLEHQRELDELTDELNGVLSDVRLAVADHHAICDKVAVLTDQLASSHPADQVEEEQAFLNWLLSNNFTFLGYEEIEVKGKGKSKKPVAVASSALGLLKSKRVAAHIDCDFLSNKDIISFSKSGLRSSVHRPAYPDYIAVKQFDKAGEVVGEARIMGLYTSPVYSESPRLIPILRQKVQAVIDRSGVEPSSHHGKELAQILEVFPREELFQMQFNQLFETAMGILQIQERRQIRVFIRQDKNCLFYSCLVYVPRDVYSTQLRMKMQAILEQRLGTVDSEFTTYFSESVLARVHFTLRLNPENVLDYNLQTITNEIIQAAYSWEDEFKDTLLEAKGEVEGNHLANLYCSGFQAGYRETFSPRTAVVDVEHCESLSDSHPLTMSFYQSIDDVDNRLRFKVFHQHQPLPLSDLIPIIENLGLRVIGEYPYTVRKSTGESIWIHDFTLLYGQNQPINVQQVNTIFQDAFQHIWFGQAENDGFNRLILGAQLSWRQVSVLRAYARYLKQIRFGLSQPYIEQTLTENIEIARLLVELFEVRFNPELQLGNGQRKEHQQALEHSIYAALDQVSVLNQDRTIRRYVDVINATLRTNFFQPDASGQLKDYISLKFSPTQIPQIPLPCPMFEIFVYSPRVEGVHLRGGKVARGGLRWSDRLEDFRTEVLGLVKAQQVKNAVIVPVGAKGGFAPKRLPTDSREAMLEEGIACYKTFIRALLDVTDNLQEGKVIPPASVVRYDGDDPYLVVAADKGTATFSDIANQLAEEYGFWLGDAFASGGSVGYDHKKMGITARGAWVSVQRHFREKGIDIQKDTISVVGVGDMAGDVFGNGMLLSESLAVVAAFNHMHIFIDPNPLISQSFKERQRLFNLPRSSWMDYDQSLISAGGGVFSRDAKSIKISPEMKERFAIDEDQLTPNELITALLKSPVDLIWNGGIGTYVKAATESHADVGDRANDALRINGKELRCQVVGEGGNLGLTQLGRVEYCLSQGASNTDFIDNAGGVDCSDHEVNIKILLNEVVSNGDMTLKQRNQLLEAMTDDVADLVLMNNYRQVQAISLAQQEATQVMDENKRFIHYLEAQGKLNRAIEFLPDDDGLAERVANNQGLTRPELSLLISYSKADLKEALLASDVLADAYFAREVNTAFPPVLVEKFGQAIESHRLRKEIAATQIANNLINMMGITFVHRLQLSTGAEPADIAKAFVVARDIFAINDCWQQIEALDHKVPSSIQQEMMADLIRLTRRATRWLIRMKRKELNAEECVAHYGQQIREFSQLLPGLLGNGMRQVWQAKTQELVEKGVPEDLAGFVGGYKYLSYGLSIVKAADQTGQPLAKVAQTYFAIGERLHLHWFAQELGNLEVFNHWQSMARESIRDELTWQQRALTVAVLNMETAVENIAERIEQWINQHQVLVGRWDAMLADLRGQTNCELAMFTVANRELMDLAQSGSR, translated from the coding sequence AGCATTTACTCACCAGTTCTTTTCGATTGCTGGATTTGAAGATTTATTAAAGTTTCGTAAAAGTGATATTGTCGGCGGTACATTGTCATTTTGGAAATTTATCCAACAGCACAACCCTGAACAGCCCAAAATTACCATTATTAATCCTGACTATGAGCATTTTGGCTGGCACTCTACTCACACGGTTATTCAAATCATTCACCAAGATCTGCCTTTTTTGGTGGACTCCATCCGAATGCGCCTGAATCGGCGTGGTACTACCATTCATTACCTGCAAAATACCGTACTTAATTCTGTGCGTGATGAAAGCTTTAAGCTGATCTTGCAGTCTGACCAGCAGGGCTCGACGGTTAAAGAAGCGGTTATGTATTTGGAAATTGACCGACTTGAGCATCAACGTGAGCTGGATGAATTAACTGACGAGCTGAATGGCGTTCTCTCTGATGTCAGGCTAGCGGTGGCTGATCATCATGCAATCTGTGATAAAGTAGCAGTACTGACCGATCAATTGGCAAGTTCTCATCCCGCTGATCAAGTAGAAGAAGAACAAGCTTTTTTAAACTGGCTGTTAAGCAATAATTTCACCTTCCTTGGCTATGAAGAAATTGAAGTAAAAGGTAAGGGTAAAAGTAAAAAACCAGTCGCCGTTGCCAGCTCAGCATTGGGCTTGCTCAAATCGAAACGGGTTGCTGCCCATATCGATTGTGACTTTTTGTCTAATAAAGACATTATCAGTTTTTCTAAGTCAGGCTTGCGCTCGAGTGTGCATCGCCCAGCTTACCCAGACTACATTGCGGTTAAACAATTCGATAAGGCTGGCGAGGTAGTAGGTGAAGCTCGTATTATGGGGCTATATACATCTCCTGTTTATTCTGAAAGCCCAAGGCTTATTCCTATTTTACGACAAAAAGTCCAAGCGGTGATTGATCGCAGTGGCGTAGAGCCTTCCAGTCATCATGGCAAAGAATTAGCCCAGATTTTGGAGGTGTTTCCTCGAGAAGAGCTGTTTCAAATGCAATTTAACCAGCTGTTTGAAACAGCCATGGGTATTTTGCAAATCCAGGAAAGACGACAGATTCGGGTTTTTATTCGTCAGGATAAAAACTGCCTGTTTTATTCTTGCTTGGTCTATGTACCAAGAGATGTATACAGCACCCAGTTGCGGATGAAAATGCAGGCTATTTTAGAGCAGCGTTTGGGTACAGTTGACTCTGAGTTTACCACCTATTTTTCAGAGTCGGTGCTGGCTCGAGTACATTTTACGCTTCGGTTGAACCCTGAAAATGTACTGGATTACAACCTGCAAACCATTACCAATGAAATTATTCAAGCGGCTTATTCTTGGGAAGATGAGTTTAAAGACACTCTGTTAGAGGCTAAAGGTGAGGTAGAAGGTAACCACCTGGCGAACCTCTATTGCAGTGGTTTTCAAGCCGGTTATCGAGAAACATTTTCACCAAGAACCGCTGTTGTGGATGTGGAACACTGTGAATCGTTATCAGACAGTCATCCTCTGACCATGAGTTTTTATCAGTCAATTGATGATGTAGATAACCGGCTACGGTTTAAAGTGTTTCACCAGCACCAACCACTGCCATTATCTGATTTGATACCGATCATTGAAAACTTAGGTTTGCGAGTCATTGGGGAATATCCTTACACAGTCCGCAAGTCAACAGGTGAGTCAATCTGGATTCATGATTTCACCTTGCTCTATGGCCAAAATCAGCCGATTAATGTCCAACAGGTGAATACTATTTTTCAGGATGCCTTCCAGCATATCTGGTTTGGTCAGGCTGAAAATGATGGCTTTAACCGACTCATTCTGGGTGCACAATTAAGCTGGCGACAAGTGTCGGTATTAAGGGCCTATGCACGTTATTTAAAACAAATTCGGTTTGGTTTAAGCCAACCCTATATTGAGCAAACTCTCACTGAAAATATCGAAATTGCCAGATTACTGGTTGAGTTATTTGAAGTTCGCTTTAACCCGGAGTTGCAACTGGGTAACGGGCAGCGTAAAGAACATCAGCAAGCCCTTGAACATAGCATTTATGCCGCCCTTGATCAGGTCAGTGTGCTTAACCAGGATCGAACCATTCGTCGTTATGTGGATGTTATTAATGCCACTTTGCGTACAAACTTTTTCCAACCGGATGCCAGTGGCCAATTAAAAGATTATATTTCACTTAAATTCTCACCAACTCAGATTCCACAAATTCCACTGCCTTGCCCCATGTTTGAAATATTTGTTTATTCACCTCGGGTGGAAGGGGTGCATTTACGGGGCGGTAAGGTTGCCCGTGGTGGTTTGCGTTGGTCTGATCGGTTAGAAGATTTCCGTACGGAAGTATTAGGCCTGGTAAAAGCCCAGCAGGTAAAAAATGCGGTGATTGTACCCGTCGGTGCTAAAGGGGGCTTTGCACCTAAACGACTACCGACAGATAGCCGGGAAGCCATGCTGGAAGAAGGAATTGCCTGCTATAAGACCTTTATTCGTGCTTTACTGGATGTGACGGATAATTTACAGGAAGGTAAGGTTATTCCTCCAGCATCAGTTGTCCGTTATGACGGTGATGATCCTTATTTGGTGGTAGCGGCGGATAAAGGAACAGCAACCTTCTCTGATATTGCTAACCAGCTGGCAGAAGAATATGGCTTCTGGTTAGGCGATGCCTTTGCATCTGGTGGCAGTGTGGGTTATGACCATAAGAAAATGGGGATTACCGCGCGCGGTGCTTGGGTGTCTGTGCAACGACACTTCCGTGAAAAAGGTATTGATATCCAAAAAGACACTATATCTGTCGTGGGTGTTGGTGATATGGCAGGTGATGTATTTGGTAATGGTATGCTGCTATCGGAAAGTTTGGCAGTAGTGGCAGCCTTTAACCATATGCATATTTTTATTGATCCTAACCCATTAATTTCCCAATCATTTAAAGAGCGCCAGCGGCTGTTTAATTTACCTCGTTCTAGCTGGATGGATTATGATCAGTCATTAATTTCTGCCGGGGGTGGGGTTTTCTCTCGGGATGCCAAGTCGATTAAGATCAGCCCTGAAATGAAAGAGCGGTTTGCAATTGATGAAGATCAACTGACGCCTAATGAATTAATTACGGCGCTGTTAAAATCACCCGTCGATTTAATCTGGAATGGGGGCATTGGTACCTATGTCAAAGCGGCTACTGAATCCCATGCGGATGTAGGGGATCGGGCCAACGATGCATTACGGATTAATGGTAAAGAGCTACGCTGCCAAGTTGTGGGTGAGGGTGGTAACTTAGGTCTTACTCAACTGGGCCGGGTTGAATATTGCTTGAGTCAGGGTGCTTCCAATACCGATTTTATTGATAATGCGGGTGGCGTCGATTGCTCAGACCATGAAGTCAATATTAAGATCTTGTTGAATGAAGTGGTAAGCAATGGCGATATGACCCTTAAGCAACGAAACCAGTTACTTGAGGCAATGACTGATGATGTCGCTGACCTGGTGCTAATGAATAACTACCGTCAGGTGCAGGCTATTTCTCTGGCTCAGCAAGAGGCTACTCAGGTAATGGATGAAAATAAACGTTTTATTCATTACCTGGAAGCGCAAGGTAAATTAAACCGCGCCATTGAATTTTTACCTGATGATGATGGCTTGGCAGAACGAGTAGCAAACAACCAAGGACTTACCCGACCAGAGCTGTCTTTATTAATTTCTTATAGTAAAGCGGACTTGAAAGAAGCGCTGTTAGCTTCCGATGTATTGGCTGATGCTTATTTCGCTAGGGAAGTGAATACTGCATTTCCACCGGTGTTAGTGGAAAAGTTTGGTCAGGCGATTGAAAGCCATCGACTAAGAAAAGAAATTGCTGCCACGCAAATTGCCAATAATTTAATTAATATGATGGGCATTACCTTTGTTCATCGTTTGCAATTATCGACAGGGGCAGAGCCGGCGGATATTGCTAAAGCCTTTGTGGTAGCCAGAGATATTTTTGCAATTAATGATTGCTGGCAGCAAATTGAAGCATTAGACCATAAAGTGCCTTCTAGTATTCAGCAGGAAATGATGGCTGACTTAATTCGCTTGACCCGTCGTGCGACACGTTGGTTAATTCGTATGAAGCGCAAAGAGCTTAATGCAGAAGAATGTGTTGCTCATTATGGCCAGCAAATTCGTGAGTTTAGTCAGTTGCTACCTGGTTTATTAGGTAATGGAATGCGTCAGGTATGGCAGGCTAAAACCCAAGAATTAGTCGAAAAAGGCGTACCAGAAGATTTAGCTGGTTTTGTGGGTGGTTATAAATACCTGTCTTATGGTTTATCTATTGTGAAAGCGGCCGATCAGACCGGTCAGCCATTAGCTAAAGTGGCGCAAACCTATTTTGCGATTGGCGAGCGTTTGCATTTACATTGGTTTGCGCAAGAGCTAGGCAATTTAGAAGTGTTTAACCATTGGCAATCTATGGCTAGAGAAAGTATTCGAGATGAACTTACCTGGCAGCAGCGGGCATTAACAGTAGCTGTATTAAATATGGAAACAGCTGTTGAAAATATCGCTGAGCGGATTGAGCAGTGGATTAATCAGCATCAGGTATTGGTCGGGCGTTGGGATGCCATGCTGGCGGATCTACGTGGCCAAACCAACTGTGAGCTGGCGATGTTTACCGTTGCAAACCGAGAGTTAATGGATTTAGCGCAGAGTGGCTCGCGGTAG